In the genome of Candidatus Amarolinea dominans, one region contains:
- a CDS encoding ASCH domain-containing protein: MRFFTTEGPVNCEKHYCLPPLARFDLAELLALVGQEKYFLLHAPRQTGKTTCLLALAKHLNQIGQYHAVYANIEGAQAHREDVDKGIATVVTDIAAWAYDLVGDAAAVTLAEETLATITPASALGVFLSRWCQQLDKPLVLMLDEVDALVGDTLISLLRQLRAGYPKRPHQFPHSLILCGVRDIQDYRIHSEAQKTIITGGSAFNIKAKSLRLDDFGPREVNTLLLEHTDETSQSFTPEALDLVWSLTSGQPWLVNALAYTACFELRAGRDRTQPITAEMIQQAKEELILARVTHLDQLADKLQEPRVRRVVETILAGEQTAEIMPPDDITYVRDLGLIKTEGQLTIANRIYQEVIPRELTFSTQLTISEQPAWYIAADGRLDLPGLLAAFQQFFRENSEVWLERFDYKEAGPQLLMQAFLQRIVNGGGRVEREYGLGRRRTDLLVLWRYPGGVQRGVIELKILRDSVEKTLAAGLAQTWEYADRCAADETHLIIFDRRPDRPWAEKIWRRGESHHGRPIMVWGM, translated from the coding sequence ATGCGTTTTTTCACCACCGAAGGCCCCGTCAACTGCGAGAAGCACTACTGCCTGCCGCCGCTGGCACGGTTCGACCTGGCGGAACTGCTGGCGCTCGTCGGCCAGGAAAAATACTTCCTGCTCCATGCCCCGCGCCAGACGGGCAAGACCACCTGCCTGCTGGCGCTGGCGAAGCATCTCAACCAGATCGGCCAGTACCATGCCGTGTACGCCAATATCGAAGGGGCACAGGCGCACCGCGAGGATGTGGATAAGGGCATCGCGACCGTCGTCACCGATATTGCAGCCTGGGCGTATGATCTCGTCGGCGATGCGGCAGCAGTAACGCTGGCGGAAGAAACGCTTGCCACGATAACGCCGGCTTCGGCCTTGGGCGTCTTTCTGTCGCGCTGGTGCCAGCAATTGGATAAGCCCCTCGTCCTCATGCTGGATGAGGTGGATGCGTTGGTGGGCGACACGCTGATCTCGCTGTTACGCCAACTGCGCGCCGGCTACCCCAAGCGCCCCCACCAGTTCCCCCACAGCCTGATCCTCTGCGGCGTGCGCGACATCCAGGATTATCGGATCCACTCGGAGGCGCAGAAGACGATCATCACTGGCGGCAGCGCGTTCAACATCAAAGCCAAGTCGTTGCGCCTGGACGATTTCGGCCCGCGCGAGGTGAACACGCTGCTGTTGGAGCATACGGACGAGACTAGCCAGTCCTTCACGCCGGAGGCGCTTGATCTGGTCTGGAGCCTGACCAGCGGCCAGCCGTGGCTGGTCAATGCGCTGGCCTACACCGCCTGCTTCGAGTTGCGCGCCGGCCGCGACCGCACCCAGCCGATCACGGCCGAAATGATCCAGCAGGCCAAAGAGGAGCTGATCCTGGCACGCGTGACGCACCTGGATCAACTGGCCGACAAGTTGCAAGAGCCGCGCGTGCGCCGCGTGGTGGAGACGATCCTGGCCGGCGAACAGACCGCCGAAATCATGCCGCCGGACGACATCACCTACGTGCGCGACCTGGGGCTGATCAAGACCGAGGGCCAACTCACGATCGCCAACCGCATCTACCAGGAAGTCATCCCGCGCGAGTTGACCTTCAGCACGCAACTCACAATTTCGGAACAACCGGCCTGGTACATCGCCGCCGATGGCCGCCTGGACCTGCCGGGGCTGCTGGCCGCATTCCAGCAGTTCTTCCGCGAGAACTCCGAGGTGTGGTTGGAACGCTTCGACTACAAAGAGGCCGGGCCGCAACTGCTCATGCAGGCATTTTTGCAGCGGATCGTCAATGGCGGCGGCCGGGTGGAGCGCGAATATGGTCTGGGACGTCGGCGCACCGATCTGCTCGTGCTTTGGCGCTACCCCGGCGGCGTGCAGCGCGGGGTGATCGAGTTGAAGATCCTGCGCGACTCGGTGGAGAAGACGCTGGCGGCCGGCCTGGCGCAGACCTGGGAGTATGCCGACCGTTGCGCGGCCGACGAGACGCACCTGATCATCTTCGACCGGCGACCCGACAGACCGTGGGCTGAAAAAATTTGGCGGCGCGGCGAAAGCCATCACGGCCGGCCGATCATGGTGTGGGGAATGTAG
- a CDS encoding response regulator gives MFWSDGGATAGLTCGRHHPNRTKRPPPPPPPALRTARTRDEALTCLLDETLAALGTEHGAIWLYHADSNELRHAVDRGWFQGMTETLIKPGEGIAGTVFASGRPHISPDFSRDPLARPPVGTQLPAGWGGVCLPLLGGGADAGPAGVIYVSVALPQRITPEQVRLLESLAEVAGATMHRLQLWQETQEQARRVQQIVDTVPQGVLLLDADGRIVQANPMASHDLALIGGGAGVGDILTHLGDHPLGEMLVPSRQQGWRQVQAATRSFEAIARPIGDASAPANWVVVLNDVTYARQQQRYQQAQERLASVGQMAAGIAHDFNNIMGAIVLYSELLGKAQELAERSKHYLGVIRQQADHAANLIRQILDFSRRAPMQRAPLDLLSLTKEMVKLLERTLPESIRLAVKYDQREVIVHGDPTRLQQVLMNLALNARDAMPDGGQLTFSLTTLTLAPGQTPPLPDLGPGRWGCLTVSDSGAGIAPEHLAHIFEPFFTTKGPGKGSGLGLAQVYGIVKQHDGAIDVSSKPGAGAAFTIYLPHVNTPALAEARGVTVATLPSGTETILLVEDNVATREAIGESLAGLGYRVFSAATGAEALALFDAQGQGIDLVLSDLVMPEMGGLELFRRLRAQAPALKMLIMTGHAPEGDIYGDLRQAGIPWLQKPFAIADLAARLRTLLDR, from the coding sequence ATGTTCTGGTCTGACGGTGGGGCCACTGCCGGGCTGACCTGCGGCCGACATCACCCCAACAGAACGAAGAGGCCCCCCCCCCCCCCCCCCCCCGCCCTGCGCACGGCCCGGACTCGTGACGAAGCGCTGACCTGCCTGCTCGATGAAACCCTGGCTGCACTGGGGACGGAGCATGGGGCCATCTGGCTCTATCACGCGGACAGCAACGAGCTGCGCCATGCCGTGGATCGCGGCTGGTTCCAGGGCATGACAGAAACGCTCATCAAGCCGGGCGAAGGCATCGCCGGAACTGTCTTTGCCAGCGGTCGGCCACACATCTCGCCTGATTTTAGCCGCGACCCGCTGGCCCGTCCTCCGGTGGGGACCCAGTTGCCGGCCGGCTGGGGCGGCGTCTGCCTGCCGCTGCTGGGCGGGGGCGCAGATGCGGGTCCGGCCGGTGTGATCTACGTCTCGGTTGCGCTGCCGCAGCGCATCACTCCAGAGCAGGTCAGGCTGCTCGAATCGCTGGCCGAGGTGGCCGGCGCGACCATGCACCGCCTGCAGTTGTGGCAGGAGACCCAGGAACAGGCGCGCCGCGTGCAACAGATCGTGGACACCGTGCCGCAAGGGGTGCTGCTGCTCGACGCGGACGGCCGCATCGTGCAGGCCAACCCCATGGCCAGCCATGACCTGGCCTTGATCGGCGGGGGCGCCGGCGTTGGTGACATCCTGACCCATTTGGGTGATCACCCCCTGGGCGAGATGCTCGTCCCGTCACGACAACAGGGCTGGCGCCAGGTTCAGGCCGCTACGCGCAGCTTCGAGGCCATCGCGCGGCCGATCGGAGATGCCTCCGCGCCGGCCAACTGGGTGGTGGTGCTCAACGATGTGACCTACGCGCGCCAGCAGCAGCGCTATCAGCAGGCCCAGGAGCGGCTGGCCAGCGTCGGCCAGATGGCGGCCGGCATCGCGCACGATTTCAACAACATCATGGGCGCGATTGTGCTCTACAGTGAACTGCTCGGTAAGGCCCAGGAGTTGGCGGAGCGATCGAAGCACTACCTGGGCGTGATTCGCCAGCAGGCCGACCACGCCGCCAACCTGATCCGCCAGATTCTCGACTTCAGCCGGCGCGCGCCCATGCAACGCGCCCCGCTCGACCTGCTGTCGCTGACCAAGGAGATGGTCAAGCTGCTGGAACGGACGCTGCCCGAAAGCATCCGGCTGGCCGTCAAGTACGATCAGCGTGAGGTCATCGTACATGGCGACCCCACGCGGCTGCAGCAGGTGCTGATGAACCTGGCCTTGAATGCCCGCGACGCCATGCCGGACGGCGGCCAACTCACCTTCAGCCTGACCACCCTGACGCTGGCGCCGGGCCAAACGCCCCCCCTGCCCGACCTGGGGCCGGGGCGCTGGGGGTGTCTGACGGTGAGCGATAGCGGCGCTGGCATTGCCCCGGAGCACCTGGCGCACATCTTCGAGCCGTTCTTCACCACCAAGGGTCCCGGCAAAGGCAGTGGGCTAGGGCTGGCGCAGGTCTACGGCATCGTCAAGCAGCACGACGGCGCGATTGATGTCAGCAGCAAACCAGGCGCCGGCGCCGCCTTCACGATCTATTTGCCGCATGTCAACACCCCGGCGCTGGCGGAAGCCCGGGGTGTTACAGTCGCCACGCTGCCAAGCGGTACGGAGACCATCCTGCTGGTGGAGGACAATGTGGCCACGCGTGAGGCGATTGGCGAGTCGCTGGCCGGGCTTGGCTATCGCGTGTTCTCCGCGGCCACGGGCGCCGAGGCATTGGCCCTGTTCGACGCCCAGGGTCAGGGCATTGACCTGGTTCTCAGCGACCTGGTGATGCCGGAGATGGGCGGACTGGAACTCTTCCGGCGGCTGCGCGCCCAGGCGCCCGCGCTCAAGATGCTCATCATGACCGGCCATGCGCCCGAAGGCGACATCTACGGGGACTTGCGTCAGGCCGGCATTCCCTGGCTGCAGAAACCCTTCGCCATCGCCGACCTGGCCGCCAGGCTGCGCACCCTCCTGGACAGGTAA
- a CDS encoding PAS domain S-box protein, with protein MNTAQVNPQGVTPGATNALPASEPGLQLQTRLLNSIDQAVIATDLHGAITYWNRAAEQLYGWESAEVLGRNILDITPTEQSVEEAQEIMTLLRVGQTWSGEFSVRHRSGRSFPALVTDTPILDDDGQLIGIIGVSSDNSERSRLQSQLQASEQFATATLDALPAHIAVLDRAGEIITVNRSWRAFGDANPPAPPGAFSESRPAYGIGVNYLTLCDQVRGPEQASAQAMALGIRAVLGGVSEDFELEYPSHSPTGQHWFHARVTRFAAGGNLVIAHENVTACRWAERESHLLLALTRVISDAESFDAALTLALSLICETAGWNFGEVWVPAADGEHLVLGAPYYCRTEDVFGFRGMSKGYEFGPGVGLPGRVMASRKPVWIPDVTLDANFPRAPLARAVGIKTAVGIPILTRDTVQAVISFFLTQAQAQDDKMVALIAAVAAQLGVEFQRKQAEEALRRSEGRFRVALDNSPMVVCSQDRELRYTWMHNMAFSQKIAGSPGPPGFAGRPPPPPTAGVLGADADRPPGPPAIKQRVLAASPSAQVRWIPCGRRCSGLTVGPLPG; from the coding sequence GTGAATACCGCACAAGTAAACCCACAAGGCGTTACCCCCGGCGCGACGAATGCCCTGCCAGCCTCTGAGCCTGGCCTGCAATTACAGACGCGCCTACTGAATTCGATTGACCAGGCCGTCATCGCCACTGACCTGCATGGCGCCATCACCTACTGGAATCGGGCGGCCGAGCAGCTCTACGGCTGGGAATCCGCCGAAGTCCTGGGGCGCAACATCCTCGACATCACCCCCACTGAGCAGAGCGTCGAGGAGGCGCAGGAGATCATGACCCTCTTGCGCGTCGGCCAGACCTGGAGCGGCGAATTTTCGGTGCGCCACCGCAGCGGCCGCAGCTTTCCCGCCCTGGTCACCGACACCCCCATCCTGGATGACGACGGCCAGTTGATCGGGATCATCGGTGTTTCTTCGGATAATTCGGAACGCAGCCGCCTGCAAAGCCAACTGCAGGCCAGCGAGCAGTTCGCCACGGCCACGCTGGATGCCCTCCCGGCCCACATCGCCGTCCTCGACCGCGCCGGCGAGATCATTACCGTCAACCGCTCATGGCGCGCGTTTGGCGATGCCAACCCGCCCGCGCCGCCCGGCGCTTTCTCTGAAAGTCGCCCCGCGTATGGGATCGGCGTCAACTACCTGACCTTGTGTGACCAGGTCCGCGGCCCGGAGCAGGCGAGTGCGCAGGCCATGGCCCTGGGAATCCGCGCGGTGCTGGGCGGCGTCAGTGAGGATTTCGAACTGGAGTACCCCTCCCACAGCCCAACCGGACAGCACTGGTTCCATGCCCGTGTCACCAGGTTTGCCGCCGGCGGCAACCTGGTCATTGCACACGAGAACGTGACCGCATGTCGGTGGGCCGAAAGGGAAAGCCATCTGCTGCTGGCGCTGACGCGGGTCATCTCCGATGCTGAGAGCTTCGATGCCGCGCTGACCCTGGCCCTCAGCCTGATTTGTGAGACCGCCGGTTGGAACTTTGGCGAAGTATGGGTGCCGGCAGCGGACGGTGAGCATCTCGTGCTGGGCGCACCCTACTACTGTCGCACGGAGGATGTTTTCGGCTTCCGCGGCATGAGCAAGGGTTATGAATTCGGCCCCGGCGTCGGCCTTCCTGGCCGGGTCATGGCGTCCAGGAAGCCGGTCTGGATTCCCGATGTCACCCTGGACGCCAATTTTCCACGCGCGCCCCTGGCCCGCGCCGTGGGCATCAAAACGGCCGTGGGCATTCCCATTCTCACACGCGACACCGTGCAGGCCGTGATTTCTTTTTTCCTGACGCAAGCGCAGGCGCAAGACGACAAGATGGTCGCGCTCATCGCGGCCGTGGCCGCGCAGTTGGGCGTCGAGTTTCAGCGCAAGCAGGCGGAAGAGGCGCTGCGCCGGAGCGAAGGCCGCTTTCGCGTCGCGCTCGATAACTCCCCCATGGTCGTCTGCAGCCAGGACCGGGAACTGCGCTACACCTGGATGCACAATATGGCGTTTTCGCAGAAAATCGCCGGCTCCCCCGGGCCGCCTGGCTTCGCAGGAAGACCGCCGCCTCCGCCGACCGCCGGGGTGCTCGGCGCCGACGCCGACCGTCCCCCGGGCCCTCCCGCCATCAAGCAACGCGTCCTGGCGGCGTCGCCGAGCGCGCAGGTGAGGTGGATACCTTGCGGCAGACGATGTTCTGGTCTGACGGTGGGGCCACTGCCGGGCTGA